In Myxocyprinus asiaticus isolate MX2 ecotype Aquarium Trade chromosome 16, UBuf_Myxa_2, whole genome shotgun sequence, a single window of DNA contains:
- the cnot10 gene encoding CCR4-NOT transcription complex subunit 10 isoform X1, giving the protein MAETGSDHTGDMKHDSASSPGISDQEKEMATNAFEAFKAESYDESLKHLDSLQELNKEDYKILMNKAVTEFFKTGQTTSGILKQTLMTLKNQMHTAVEDIDGLDDVENSILYYNQAVIHYHMRQYSEAISIGEKLYQFLEPFEEKFAQAVCFLLVDLYLLTFQPEKALHLLAVLEKLTVKEGNNKNGKGESSNSTNKESAVQKAEFIAMIEAAKSKIHQYKVRAYIQMKSLKACKREIKSVMNTAGNSAPSLFLKSNFEYLRGNYRKAVKLLNSSNIAEHPGPLKTGECVRCMFWNNLGCIHFAMGKHNLGLFYFKKALQENNHTCAQLGDNSNGQEAKKFTGIPMCALLANKRYELLYNCGIQLLHLGRPLAAFECLMEAVQVYHSNPRLWLRLAECCITANKGSSEQETKGLPSKKGIVQAVVGQGYHRKIVLASQSTQNTIYSEGQSAAIPVASMEFAAICLRNALLLLPEHQQHDSKPDNSSKSCSQSGSMESSSETSDACSGKTQEGDKFIPAAPSSPLRKQEVENLRCSILACSAYVALALGDNLMALNHAEKLLHQTKLSGSLKFLGHLYAAEALISLDRISDAIAHLNPENVTDVSLGVSPSEQDQGSDKGDLEPLESSGKQTPLCYPSSVSSARATMLFNLGSAYCLRSEYEKARKCLHQAASMVNTKEIPPEAILLGVYLELQNGNTQLALQIIKRNQLLPSVKPVSSPDLRKKPPPFQSSQPVQPIQTPSSFTQVQRK; this is encoded by the exons ATGGCAGAAACAGGCTCAG ATCATACAGGTGACATGAAACATGACAGCGCTTCATCTCCTGGGATCTCAGATCAAGAGAAAGAGATGGCAACTAATGCTTTTGAGGCCTTTAAG GCTGAAAGCTATGATGAGTCCCTGAAACACCTAGACAGCCTTCAGGAGTTGAACAAGGAAGACTACAAGATTTTGATGAATAAAGCAGTCACTGAATTCTTTAAAACTGGGCAGACAACATCAGGCATCCTGAAGCAGACGTTAATGACCTTGAAGAATCAG ATGCACACAGCTGTGGAGGATATAGATGGTTTGGATGATGTTGAAAATAGTATCCTCTACTACAATCAAGCGGTGATTCATTACCACATGCGACAATATTCAGAAGCTATATCCATCGGGGAGAAGCTTTACCAGTTTCTTGAACCTTTTG AAGAGAAGTTTGCTCAGGCCGTTTGTTTCCTGTTGGTGGATCTTTACCTGCTCACCTTCCAGCCAGAGAAGGCCCTGCATCTGCTGGCCGTGCTGGAGAAACTGACCGTTAAGGAAGGAAACAACAAGAATGGCAAAGGAGAG AGCTCCAACAGTACAAATAAAGAGTCTGCTGTTCAAAAGGCAGAGTTCATAGCTATGATCGAGGCAGCTAAATCAAAGATTCACCAG TATAAAGTTCGAGCCTATATACAGATGAAGTCACTGAAGGCCTGCAAACGAGAAATCAAGTCTGTGATGAACACAGCTGGAAAT TCTGCACCCTCACTCTTTCTGAAGAGTAATTTTGAGTATTTGAGGGGAAATTACCGTAAAGCTGTGAAACTCCTCAACAGCTCAAACATCGCAGAACATCCTGGACCCTTGAAGACAG gTGAATGTGTGAGGTGTATGTTCTGGAATAATCTTGGTTGTATCCATTTTGCAATGGGGAAACACAATCTGGGTCTATTTTACTTCAAAAAAGCACTTCAGGAAAACAACCACACATGCGCTCAGCTTGGGGACAACAGTAATGGACAGG AAGCTAAGAAGTTCACAGGTATCCCCATGTGCGCTTTGTTAGCTAATAAGCGCTATGAGCTGCTGTATAACTGTGGGATTCAGTTGCTTCATCTCGGCCGGCCGCTGGCAGCGTTTGAGTGTTTGATGGAGGCAGTGCAGGTGTATCACTCTAACCCTCGACTCTGGCTCAGACTCGCTGAGTGCTGCATCACAGCTAATAAAGGG AGCTCAGAACAGGAAACAAAGGGTTTGCCCAGTAAAAAGGGGATTGTACAGGCTGTTGTTGGGCAGGGCTACCATAGGAAGATTGTTCTAGCATCACAGTCCACACAAAACACCATCTACAG tgagGGTCAGTCAGCAGCAATTCCAGTGGCTAGTATGGAGTTTGCGGCAATCTGCCTGCGTAACGCTTTGCTCCTGCTACCAGAGCACCAACAGCACGACAGCAAACCAGACAACAGCTCTAAGAGCTGCAGCCAGTCAGGCAGCATGGAAAGCAGCAGCGAGACAAGTGATGCCTGCAG TGGGAAGACCCAAGAGGGAGACAAGTTCATTCCTGCTGCCCCCTCATCACCTTTGAGAAAACAAGAGGTGGAGAATCTCAG gtGCTCCATTCTAGCCTGCAGTGCATATGTGGCTCTTGCTCTTGGGGACAACTTAATGGCTCTTAACCATGCAGAAAAGCTCCTACATCAGACGAAGCTGTCAGGATCTCTTAA GTTCCTGGGTCACCTATATGCTGCTGAAGCCCTGATCTCTCTGGACAGAATTTCTGACGCTATTGCACATCTCAACCCAGAGAACGTTACTGATGTCTCATTAGGTGTGTCACCCAGTGAACAAGACCAAG GTTCTGATAAAGGAGATCTAGAGCCTTTGGAGTCCT CAGGGAAGCAGACTCCTTTATGTTACCCCAGCTCAGTGAGCTCGGCCAGGGCCACGATGCTCTTCAACTTAGGCAGTGCGTATTGCTTGAGGAGTGAATATGAGAAAGCCCGCAAGTGCCTTCATCAG GCTGCTTCAATGGTGAACACCAAGGAGATTCCTCCAGAAGCCATTTTACTGGGTGTCTACCTAGAACTCCAGAACG GAAACACACAGCTGGCTCTACAGATCATCAAACGGAACCAACTCCTCCCCTCCGTCAAGCCCGTCTCCTCCCCTGACCTCCGCAAGAAACCTCCTCCCTTCCAGTCATCCCAGCCTGTACAGCCCATACAGACACCCTCCTCCTTTACACAAGTACAGCGCAAGTGA
- the cnot10 gene encoding CCR4-NOT transcription complex subunit 10 isoform X3 produces the protein MAETGSDHTGDMKHDSASSPGISDQEKEMATNAFEAFKAESYDESLKHLDSLQELNKEDYKILMNKAVTEFFKTGQTTSGILKQTLMTLKNQMHTAVEDIDGLDDVENSILYYNQAVIHYHMRQYSEAISIGEKLYQFLEPFEEKFAQAVCFLLVDLYLLTFQPEKALHLLAVLEKLTVKEGNNKNGKGESSNSTNKESAVQKAEFIAMIEAAKSKIHQYKVRAYIQMKSLKACKREIKSVMNTAGNSAPSLFLKSNFEYLRGNYRKAVKLLNSSNIAEHPGPLKTGECVRCMFWNNLGCIHFAMGKHNLGLFYFKKALQENNHTCAQLGDNSNGQEAKKFTGIPMCALLANKRYELLYNCGIQLLHLGRPLAAFECLMEAVQVYHSNPRLWLRLAECCITANKGSSEQETKGLPSKKGIVQAVVGQGYHRKIVLASQSTQNTIYSEGQSAAIPVASMEFAAICLRNALLLLPEHQQHDSKPDNSSKSCSQSGSMESSSETSDACSGKTQEGDKFIPAAPSSPLRKQEVENLRCSILACSAYVALALGDNLMALNHAEKLLHQTKLSGSLKFLGHLYAAEALISLDRISDAIAHLNPENVTDVSLGVSPSEQDQGSDKGDLEPLESWKQTPLCYPSSVSSARATMLFNLGSAYCLRSEYEKARKCLHQAASMVNTKEIPPEAILLGVYLELQNGNTQLALQIIKRNQLLPSVKPVSSPDLRKKPPPFQSSQPVQPIQTPSSFTQVQRK, from the exons ATGGCAGAAACAGGCTCAG ATCATACAGGTGACATGAAACATGACAGCGCTTCATCTCCTGGGATCTCAGATCAAGAGAAAGAGATGGCAACTAATGCTTTTGAGGCCTTTAAG GCTGAAAGCTATGATGAGTCCCTGAAACACCTAGACAGCCTTCAGGAGTTGAACAAGGAAGACTACAAGATTTTGATGAATAAAGCAGTCACTGAATTCTTTAAAACTGGGCAGACAACATCAGGCATCCTGAAGCAGACGTTAATGACCTTGAAGAATCAG ATGCACACAGCTGTGGAGGATATAGATGGTTTGGATGATGTTGAAAATAGTATCCTCTACTACAATCAAGCGGTGATTCATTACCACATGCGACAATATTCAGAAGCTATATCCATCGGGGAGAAGCTTTACCAGTTTCTTGAACCTTTTG AAGAGAAGTTTGCTCAGGCCGTTTGTTTCCTGTTGGTGGATCTTTACCTGCTCACCTTCCAGCCAGAGAAGGCCCTGCATCTGCTGGCCGTGCTGGAGAAACTGACCGTTAAGGAAGGAAACAACAAGAATGGCAAAGGAGAG AGCTCCAACAGTACAAATAAAGAGTCTGCTGTTCAAAAGGCAGAGTTCATAGCTATGATCGAGGCAGCTAAATCAAAGATTCACCAG TATAAAGTTCGAGCCTATATACAGATGAAGTCACTGAAGGCCTGCAAACGAGAAATCAAGTCTGTGATGAACACAGCTGGAAAT TCTGCACCCTCACTCTTTCTGAAGAGTAATTTTGAGTATTTGAGGGGAAATTACCGTAAAGCTGTGAAACTCCTCAACAGCTCAAACATCGCAGAACATCCTGGACCCTTGAAGACAG gTGAATGTGTGAGGTGTATGTTCTGGAATAATCTTGGTTGTATCCATTTTGCAATGGGGAAACACAATCTGGGTCTATTTTACTTCAAAAAAGCACTTCAGGAAAACAACCACACATGCGCTCAGCTTGGGGACAACAGTAATGGACAGG AAGCTAAGAAGTTCACAGGTATCCCCATGTGCGCTTTGTTAGCTAATAAGCGCTATGAGCTGCTGTATAACTGTGGGATTCAGTTGCTTCATCTCGGCCGGCCGCTGGCAGCGTTTGAGTGTTTGATGGAGGCAGTGCAGGTGTATCACTCTAACCCTCGACTCTGGCTCAGACTCGCTGAGTGCTGCATCACAGCTAATAAAGGG AGCTCAGAACAGGAAACAAAGGGTTTGCCCAGTAAAAAGGGGATTGTACAGGCTGTTGTTGGGCAGGGCTACCATAGGAAGATTGTTCTAGCATCACAGTCCACACAAAACACCATCTACAG tgagGGTCAGTCAGCAGCAATTCCAGTGGCTAGTATGGAGTTTGCGGCAATCTGCCTGCGTAACGCTTTGCTCCTGCTACCAGAGCACCAACAGCACGACAGCAAACCAGACAACAGCTCTAAGAGCTGCAGCCAGTCAGGCAGCATGGAAAGCAGCAGCGAGACAAGTGATGCCTGCAG TGGGAAGACCCAAGAGGGAGACAAGTTCATTCCTGCTGCCCCCTCATCACCTTTGAGAAAACAAGAGGTGGAGAATCTCAG gtGCTCCATTCTAGCCTGCAGTGCATATGTGGCTCTTGCTCTTGGGGACAACTTAATGGCTCTTAACCATGCAGAAAAGCTCCTACATCAGACGAAGCTGTCAGGATCTCTTAA GTTCCTGGGTCACCTATATGCTGCTGAAGCCCTGATCTCTCTGGACAGAATTTCTGACGCTATTGCACATCTCAACCCAGAGAACGTTACTGATGTCTCATTAGGTGTGTCACCCAGTGAACAAGACCAAG GTTCTGATAAAGGAGATCTAGAGCCTTTGGAGTCCT GGAAGCAGACTCCTTTATGTTACCCCAGCTCAGTGAGCTCGGCCAGGGCCACGATGCTCTTCAACTTAGGCAGTGCGTATTGCTTGAGGAGTGAATATGAGAAAGCCCGCAAGTGCCTTCATCAG GCTGCTTCAATGGTGAACACCAAGGAGATTCCTCCAGAAGCCATTTTACTGGGTGTCTACCTAGAACTCCAGAACG GAAACACACAGCTGGCTCTACAGATCATCAAACGGAACCAACTCCTCCCCTCCGTCAAGCCCGTCTCCTCCCCTGACCTCCGCAAGAAACCTCCTCCCTTCCAGTCATCCCAGCCTGTACAGCCCATACAGACACCCTCCTCCTTTACACAAGTACAGCGCAAGTGA
- the cnot10 gene encoding CCR4-NOT transcription complex subunit 10 isoform X2 — MAETGSDHTGDMKHDSASSPGISDQEKEMATNAFEAFKAESYDESLKHLDSLQELNKEDYKILMNKAVTEFFKTGQTTSGILKQTLMTLKNQMHTAVEDIDGLDDVENSILYYNQAVIHYHMRQYSEAISIGEKLYQFLEPFEKFAQAVCFLLVDLYLLTFQPEKALHLLAVLEKLTVKEGNNKNGKGESSNSTNKESAVQKAEFIAMIEAAKSKIHQYKVRAYIQMKSLKACKREIKSVMNTAGNSAPSLFLKSNFEYLRGNYRKAVKLLNSSNIAEHPGPLKTGECVRCMFWNNLGCIHFAMGKHNLGLFYFKKALQENNHTCAQLGDNSNGQEAKKFTGIPMCALLANKRYELLYNCGIQLLHLGRPLAAFECLMEAVQVYHSNPRLWLRLAECCITANKGSSEQETKGLPSKKGIVQAVVGQGYHRKIVLASQSTQNTIYSEGQSAAIPVASMEFAAICLRNALLLLPEHQQHDSKPDNSSKSCSQSGSMESSSETSDACSGKTQEGDKFIPAAPSSPLRKQEVENLRCSILACSAYVALALGDNLMALNHAEKLLHQTKLSGSLKFLGHLYAAEALISLDRISDAIAHLNPENVTDVSLGVSPSEQDQGSDKGDLEPLESSGKQTPLCYPSSVSSARATMLFNLGSAYCLRSEYEKARKCLHQAASMVNTKEIPPEAILLGVYLELQNGNTQLALQIIKRNQLLPSVKPVSSPDLRKKPPPFQSSQPVQPIQTPSSFTQVQRK; from the exons ATGGCAGAAACAGGCTCAG ATCATACAGGTGACATGAAACATGACAGCGCTTCATCTCCTGGGATCTCAGATCAAGAGAAAGAGATGGCAACTAATGCTTTTGAGGCCTTTAAG GCTGAAAGCTATGATGAGTCCCTGAAACACCTAGACAGCCTTCAGGAGTTGAACAAGGAAGACTACAAGATTTTGATGAATAAAGCAGTCACTGAATTCTTTAAAACTGGGCAGACAACATCAGGCATCCTGAAGCAGACGTTAATGACCTTGAAGAATCAG ATGCACACAGCTGTGGAGGATATAGATGGTTTGGATGATGTTGAAAATAGTATCCTCTACTACAATCAAGCGGTGATTCATTACCACATGCGACAATATTCAGAAGCTATATCCATCGGGGAGAAGCTTTACCAGTTTCTTGAACCTTTTG AGAAGTTTGCTCAGGCCGTTTGTTTCCTGTTGGTGGATCTTTACCTGCTCACCTTCCAGCCAGAGAAGGCCCTGCATCTGCTGGCCGTGCTGGAGAAACTGACCGTTAAGGAAGGAAACAACAAGAATGGCAAAGGAGAG AGCTCCAACAGTACAAATAAAGAGTCTGCTGTTCAAAAGGCAGAGTTCATAGCTATGATCGAGGCAGCTAAATCAAAGATTCACCAG TATAAAGTTCGAGCCTATATACAGATGAAGTCACTGAAGGCCTGCAAACGAGAAATCAAGTCTGTGATGAACACAGCTGGAAAT TCTGCACCCTCACTCTTTCTGAAGAGTAATTTTGAGTATTTGAGGGGAAATTACCGTAAAGCTGTGAAACTCCTCAACAGCTCAAACATCGCAGAACATCCTGGACCCTTGAAGACAG gTGAATGTGTGAGGTGTATGTTCTGGAATAATCTTGGTTGTATCCATTTTGCAATGGGGAAACACAATCTGGGTCTATTTTACTTCAAAAAAGCACTTCAGGAAAACAACCACACATGCGCTCAGCTTGGGGACAACAGTAATGGACAGG AAGCTAAGAAGTTCACAGGTATCCCCATGTGCGCTTTGTTAGCTAATAAGCGCTATGAGCTGCTGTATAACTGTGGGATTCAGTTGCTTCATCTCGGCCGGCCGCTGGCAGCGTTTGAGTGTTTGATGGAGGCAGTGCAGGTGTATCACTCTAACCCTCGACTCTGGCTCAGACTCGCTGAGTGCTGCATCACAGCTAATAAAGGG AGCTCAGAACAGGAAACAAAGGGTTTGCCCAGTAAAAAGGGGATTGTACAGGCTGTTGTTGGGCAGGGCTACCATAGGAAGATTGTTCTAGCATCACAGTCCACACAAAACACCATCTACAG tgagGGTCAGTCAGCAGCAATTCCAGTGGCTAGTATGGAGTTTGCGGCAATCTGCCTGCGTAACGCTTTGCTCCTGCTACCAGAGCACCAACAGCACGACAGCAAACCAGACAACAGCTCTAAGAGCTGCAGCCAGTCAGGCAGCATGGAAAGCAGCAGCGAGACAAGTGATGCCTGCAG TGGGAAGACCCAAGAGGGAGACAAGTTCATTCCTGCTGCCCCCTCATCACCTTTGAGAAAACAAGAGGTGGAGAATCTCAG gtGCTCCATTCTAGCCTGCAGTGCATATGTGGCTCTTGCTCTTGGGGACAACTTAATGGCTCTTAACCATGCAGAAAAGCTCCTACATCAGACGAAGCTGTCAGGATCTCTTAA GTTCCTGGGTCACCTATATGCTGCTGAAGCCCTGATCTCTCTGGACAGAATTTCTGACGCTATTGCACATCTCAACCCAGAGAACGTTACTGATGTCTCATTAGGTGTGTCACCCAGTGAACAAGACCAAG GTTCTGATAAAGGAGATCTAGAGCCTTTGGAGTCCT CAGGGAAGCAGACTCCTTTATGTTACCCCAGCTCAGTGAGCTCGGCCAGGGCCACGATGCTCTTCAACTTAGGCAGTGCGTATTGCTTGAGGAGTGAATATGAGAAAGCCCGCAAGTGCCTTCATCAG GCTGCTTCAATGGTGAACACCAAGGAGATTCCTCCAGAAGCCATTTTACTGGGTGTCTACCTAGAACTCCAGAACG GAAACACACAGCTGGCTCTACAGATCATCAAACGGAACCAACTCCTCCCCTCCGTCAAGCCCGTCTCCTCCCCTGACCTCCGCAAGAAACCTCCTCCCTTCCAGTCATCCCAGCCTGTACAGCCCATACAGACACCCTCCTCCTTTACACAAGTACAGCGCAAGTGA